From Solibacillus isronensis, the proteins below share one genomic window:
- a CDS encoding gamma carbonic anhydrase → MIYPYKDKIPTIHPSAFIADYATITGDVTIGAETSIWFNTVIRGDVNKTIIGDRVSIQDLSCLHQSPAYPLIIEDEVTVGHQVTLHSCTIKKRALVGMGSIILDGAVIGEGAFIGAGSLVPPGKVIPPNCLAMGRPAKVVREVTAEDRADMDRIISEYVAKGQYYKSLQK, encoded by the coding sequence ATGATATACCCTTATAAGGATAAAATACCGACGATTCACCCTTCTGCATTTATTGCCGACTATGCCACAATTACCGGCGATGTAACAATAGGAGCCGAAACTTCAATTTGGTTTAACACAGTAATCCGCGGCGATGTAAACAAGACAATAATTGGCGACCGTGTCAGCATCCAGGATTTGAGCTGCCTTCACCAAAGTCCCGCTTACCCTCTCATTATTGAAGATGAAGTAACAGTAGGTCATCAAGTTACATTACATAGCTGTACAATTAAGAAACGTGCTTTAGTTGGTATGGGTTCCATCATATTGGACGGAGCCGTTATAGGCGAAGGAGCATTTATCGGTGCCGGTAGTCTTGTGCCACCGGGAAAAGTGATTCCTCCCAACTGTTTAGCGATGGGACGCCCAGCAAAAGTTGTACGTGAAGTAACTGCAGAAGATCGCGCAGATATGGATCGCATTATTTCCGAATATGTAGCGAAGGGACAATACTATAAATCACTTCAGAAATAA
- a CDS encoding alpha/beta hydrolase, translating into MWKWETEQQPKAVVVILHSAYEHHRWYAWLIEKFRSSHFHVVMGDLPGHGEQGKYTKYHDEDFKEYYKYTKVLLKVALEYNLPLFIVGNGLGAAIATYVLQNNKIECAGVVLTSPWFNLKLAPGKLSNALSSFSAITSNVKLKHELEPHHLTRNTDVLMELKEQLPLTSMVTVKWYRDWQQMTRTIRNPELKFPDIPVLLMTGENDKVTDISTSKKWITEHTLSEFHYKQWKGCLHSLYFEVEREDVFKFTIDYINNVLRDLGYIIE; encoded by the coding sequence ATGTGGAAATGGGAAACAGAGCAACAACCAAAAGCCGTAGTCGTTATTCTTCATAGCGCATATGAACATCATCGGTGGTACGCATGGTTAATCGAAAAGTTCCGTAGTTCTCACTTTCACGTTGTGATGGGAGATTTGCCGGGACATGGAGAGCAAGGAAAGTATACAAAGTATCATGATGAAGATTTTAAAGAATATTACAAGTATACAAAAGTGTTATTGAAAGTGGCACTAGAATATAATTTACCGCTTTTTATCGTCGGAAATGGGCTAGGGGCTGCAATAGCTACTTACGTGCTCCAGAACAATAAAATAGAATGTGCGGGTGTTGTTTTAACATCCCCTTGGTTTAACTTAAAGCTGGCACCGGGTAAACTGTCGAATGCTTTATCAAGCTTCAGCGCCATTACATCGAATGTTAAGCTGAAACATGAGTTGGAGCCTCACCATCTTACCCGGAATACAGATGTATTAATGGAGTTGAAAGAACAATTACCGTTAACGAGTATGGTGACGGTAAAATGGTATCGCGACTGGCAGCAGATGACGCGTACAATCCGTAACCCCGAATTGAAGTTCCCGGATATCCCGGTATTATTAATGACAGGTGAAAATGATAAAGTTACAGACATTAGTACATCAAAGAAATGGATAACAGAACATACGCTTTCCGAGTTTCACTATAAGCAATGGAAAGGTTGCCTCCACAGCCTTTATTTTGAAGTGGAAAGGGAAGATGTTTTTAAATTTACGATAGATTATATTAATAATGTTTTAAGAGACTTGGGATATATTATTGAATAG
- a CDS encoding alanine/glycine:cation symporter family protein, with protein MDFLNDFVGWANNILWGPVMIYGILIVGLFFSILTKFAQVRLIKDMFTLMFTGEKSDAGVSSFQAMSIALSGRVGTGNIVGTASAIAFGGPGAVFWMWVTAFIGASTAYMESTLAQIYKEKKDGQYRGGPAFYIEKTTGIRALGIIFAVAMIASVAFLMPGVQANAIAGAVDNAFGIDPWITGLITILLLAVIIFGGVKRIANTAQILVPFMALAYLLVAGIIIIMNITAVPEVLALIFRSAFAADAVFGGMIGSAIFWGVKRAIYSNEAGQGTGAHPAAAAEVSHPAKQGLVQAASIYIDTLLVCSATALMILFMGTYNVHEGSQDGALIEAKMDETITYSGFTQAAVNDAFPSLNNFGSGFVAIALFFFAFTTLMAYYYIAETNVSYMFNGKARRIGILLMKFILLASAFYGTVKTSDLAWAFGDVGLGLTVWINVIMLLFIMKPALIALKDYEQQKKEGKDPVFDPKKLGIKNADFWETYKKD; from the coding sequence ATGGATTTCTTGAATGATTTTGTAGGATGGGCCAACAATATTTTATGGGGTCCTGTCATGATTTATGGTATTTTAATCGTTGGTTTGTTTTTCTCTATCCTTACAAAGTTTGCGCAAGTCAGGCTTATTAAAGACATGTTCACGCTAATGTTCACAGGGGAAAAGTCCGATGCCGGAGTTTCTTCCTTCCAAGCAATGTCGATTGCGTTGTCGGGTCGTGTCGGTACGGGGAATATTGTAGGGACGGCTTCAGCAATTGCTTTTGGGGGTCCGGGAGCGGTGTTCTGGATGTGGGTTACAGCCTTTATTGGGGCATCTACAGCGTACATGGAGTCCACATTGGCGCAGATTTACAAAGAGAAAAAAGATGGGCAGTATCGAGGAGGCCCGGCATTCTACATTGAAAAAACAACGGGAATTCGCGCATTAGGAATTATTTTTGCGGTTGCCATGATTGCATCTGTTGCGTTTTTAATGCCAGGTGTTCAGGCAAATGCCATTGCAGGTGCGGTTGATAACGCATTCGGTATTGATCCATGGATTACTGGTCTAATTACGATTCTTTTATTAGCGGTCATTATTTTTGGCGGGGTTAAACGTATTGCGAACACAGCACAAATTTTAGTTCCGTTCATGGCATTAGCCTATTTATTAGTAGCCGGTATTATTATTATTATGAATATTACAGCTGTGCCTGAAGTGTTAGCATTAATTTTCCGCAGTGCGTTTGCGGCAGATGCGGTATTTGGCGGGATGATTGGTAGCGCTATTTTCTGGGGTGTAAAACGTGCTATCTATTCAAACGAAGCAGGGCAGGGTACTGGTGCACATCCAGCTGCTGCTGCAGAAGTATCACATCCGGCAAAACAAGGTTTAGTGCAGGCAGCATCAATTTATATTGATACATTACTAGTATGTTCTGCAACAGCACTGATGATTTTATTCATGGGTACATACAATGTCCATGAGGGTAGCCAAGATGGAGCGCTGATCGAAGCAAAAATGGATGAGACAATAACGTATTCAGGCTTTACGCAAGCAGCGGTAAACGATGCGTTCCCATCTTTAAATAACTTTGGTTCGGGGTTTGTAGCGATTGCACTGTTCTTCTTTGCCTTTACAACTTTAATGGCATATTACTATATTGCTGAAACGAATGTTTCATATATGTTTAATGGTAAGGCAAGACGAATCGGGATATTGTTAATGAAATTCATATTATTGGCTTCGGCATTTTACGGAACAGTTAAAACATCCGATTTAGCTTGGGCATTCGGTGACGTTGGTTTAGGATTAACGGTTTGGATTAACGTAATTATGCTATTATTCATTATGAAGCCTGCCCTCATTGCATTGAAGGATTATGAGCAACAGAAAAAAGAAGGAAAAGACCCAGTATTTGATCCGAAAAAACTCGGAATTAAAAATGCTGATTTCTGGGAGACATATAAGAAAGATTAA
- a CDS encoding pyrimidine dimer DNA glycosylase/endonuclease V, with protein MRLWHTELIPFIPKSQLLAQWRELNSIFVKEDKHVLINYIYEYPKEDLYIYTQIVLKEMRARNITIRTIDKMDRYFADFSLSEYEYYPPYSRHHNDEYLTICYYNLYEKYIRGQKDFTTEQFEALHQYYSIKKGAAF; from the coding sequence ATGCGTTTATGGCATACCGAGTTAATCCCTTTTATTCCAAAAAGTCAGTTGCTTGCCCAGTGGCGCGAGTTGAACAGCATTTTCGTGAAGGAAGACAAACATGTATTAATCAATTATATTTATGAATACCCAAAAGAGGATTTATATATTTATACGCAAATTGTTCTGAAGGAAATGCGCGCCAGAAACATTACAATTCGTACGATTGATAAGATGGATCGTTATTTTGCCGATTTTAGTTTGTCTGAATATGAATACTATCCGCCATACAGCCGCCACCATAATGATGAGTATTTAACGATTTGCTACTATAATTTATATGAAAAATATATTCGCGGACAAAAAGATTTTACTACGGAACAATTTGAGGCACTACATCAGTATTATTCCATAAAAAAAGGAGCAGCTTTTTAA